A genome region from Clostridium sp. JN-9 includes the following:
- a CDS encoding methionine ABC transporter permease, whose translation MISFAEAWNKYLLQGIIDTVYMVGWSTFFSVIIGFILAIALILTDKNGLRPNKVIYRVLDIIVNVFRSFPFIILILAVMPLTRLIVGKSIGNTAAIVPLTIGSAPFVARVIESSLKEVDKGIIEAAKSFGASDMQIIFKVMIKEAVPSIIRGITLSLILIIGYTAMAGALGAQGLGYVAISIGYQRFNNEMILYTVIILIILVEAIQIFGDWIYKKLK comes from the coding sequence ATGATTAGTTTTGCAGAAGCCTGGAACAAATATTTATTACAGGGGATAATAGATACAGTTTATATGGTAGGATGGTCCACATTTTTTTCAGTTATAATTGGTTTTATACTGGCAATTGCATTAATATTAACTGATAAAAATGGCCTTAGACCTAATAAAGTAATTTATAGAGTTTTAGATATCATAGTAAATGTTTTTAGATCATTTCCATTTATCATATTAATTCTTGCTGTAATGCCGCTTACAAGGCTGATTGTTGGAAAAAGCATAGGGAATACTGCAGCTATTGTTCCATTAACTATAGGATCAGCACCATTTGTTGCAAGAGTAATAGAGAGTTCACTAAAAGAAGTGGACAAGGGAATCATTGAAGCTGCAAAATCATTTGGTGCCAGTGATATGCAGATAATTTTCAAAGTTATGATAAAAGAAGCTGTACCCTCTATTATTAGAGGAATAACGCTATCATTAATATTAATCATTGGGTATACGGCTATGGCAGGGGCACTCGGAGCTCAAGGCCTTGGATATGTGGCTATATCAATAGGCTATCAGAGATTTAATAATGAAATGATACTTTATACAGTAATTATTTTAATTATTTTAGTTGAGGCCATTCAGATTTTTGGGGATTGGATATACAAAAAACTAAAATAA
- a CDS encoding methionine ABC transporter ATP-binding protein, with translation MISITNVDKFFSNEHILKSVNLEIKQGEIFGLIGHSGAGKSTLLRCINGLESYDSGSVMVMGKEVNTLKNRELREFRKDLGMIFQHFSLLERKNVYDNIALPLQVWGYDKKQIKEIVEKLLKIVHLEDKIFSRPKELSGGQKQRVAIARALALEPKILLCDEATSALDPNTTKSILTLLREINENLGITIVIVTHQMEVVREICSRMAILDAGAIAAQGEVNELFLKQPKALRKLISEEEILPSEGTNIRIYFPKEMSEQSIITSMARNLNIDFSIVWGKLERFRDDVLGSLVINIEDSKYKSVSDYLNKRKVCWEVIKND, from the coding sequence TTGATCAGCATAACAAATGTAGATAAGTTTTTTTCAAATGAGCATATTTTAAAGTCTGTAAATCTCGAAATAAAACAGGGCGAAATTTTTGGATTAATTGGGCATAGCGGAGCAGGCAAATCCACATTGTTAAGATGTATAAACGGTCTTGAAAGCTATGACAGCGGAAGCGTTATGGTTATGGGAAAGGAAGTTAATACACTTAAAAACAGGGAACTTAGAGAATTCAGGAAGGATCTAGGAATGATTTTTCAGCATTTCAGTCTCTTAGAGAGGAAAAATGTATATGATAACATTGCCCTTCCTTTACAGGTATGGGGTTATGATAAAAAACAAATAAAAGAAATAGTAGAAAAACTTTTAAAAATAGTTCACTTAGAGGACAAGATTTTTTCAAGGCCAAAAGAATTAAGCGGCGGGCAAAAGCAAAGGGTAGCTATTGCCAGGGCTTTGGCATTAGAACCAAAGATACTGTTATGCGATGAGGCAACCTCAGCATTAGATCCTAACACTACAAAATCAATTTTAACACTTTTAAGGGAAATTAATGAGAACCTAGGAATTACTATTGTAATTGTAACTCATCAAATGGAAGTAGTCAGAGAAATATGCAGCAGGATGGCTATTTTAGATGCAGGGGCTATTGCAGCTCAGGGTGAAGTTAATGAACTGTTTTTGAAACAGCCTAAGGCTTTGAGAAAATTAATTTCAGAAGAAGAAATACTTCCATCAGAAGGTACTAACATAAGAATATATTTTCCAAAGGAAATGTCTGAGCAAAGTATTATAACTTCCATGGCAAGGAATTTAAATATAGATTTCTCTATAGTATGGGGTAAACTTGAAAGGTTTAGAGATGATGTGCTTGGGAGTCTTGTAATAAATATTGAGGACAGCAAGTATAAATCAGTTTCTGATTACCTTAATAAAAGAAAAGTCTGCTGGGAGGTAATAAAAAATGATTAG
- a CDS encoding HD domain-containing phosphohydrolase yields MLLNLNEFLTSVSFALDFVEMDILGMTSNHGKRTAYISIKIAEQLNFGTDELKDISALAILHDNGISYSGLGDDLSNMDSQNLDMFEKNKWHCIVGEKNIITYPFNTNVTNVIKYHHEKYDGTGFFKLKGNEIPLMSQIIALADRIESRFDIKNNELNMQKDILSFAESKKEKDFSSKIVDAFLRVTENKKFWEDLKDPCINTVLRESLPDNTLDLTFNQIHEITKVFSEIIDSKSRYTRRHSKDLSIKAGIMADFYKYKPEEKMKLIIAADLHDIGKLAVPNTILDSPNKLSDGEFQVVKKHPYYTRVVLEQIKGFEEITNWAANHHEKLNGMGYPYGLTAKDLDFNSRLMGCLDIYEALTEERPYRKSLSHKEAMDILYDMSHNGFVDESITKDIDKALI; encoded by the coding sequence ATGTTACTTAATTTAAACGAATTTTTAACATCAGTTTCCTTTGCGCTGGATTTTGTAGAAATGGACATTTTAGGTATGACTTCAAACCATGGCAAGAGAACTGCTTATATAAGTATTAAAATTGCAGAACAGCTAAATTTTGGAACAGATGAACTTAAGGATATTTCTGCTCTTGCAATTTTACATGATAATGGAATAAGTTACAGTGGTCTAGGTGATGATCTGTCCAATATGGACTCTCAAAACTTAGATATGTTTGAAAAAAACAAATGGCATTGCATTGTAGGAGAGAAGAACATCATTACATATCCTTTTAATACAAATGTTACTAATGTTATAAAATATCATCATGAAAAATATGATGGTACTGGATTCTTCAAATTGAAGGGGAATGAAATTCCTTTAATGTCACAAATTATAGCATTGGCTGATAGAATTGAAAGCAGATTTGATATTAAAAACAATGAGCTTAATATGCAGAAAGATATTTTATCATTTGCAGAATCTAAAAAGGAAAAGGATTTTTCTTCAAAAATAGTAGATGCCTTTTTAAGGGTTACTGAGAATAAGAAATTTTGGGAGGATCTGAAAGACCCATGCATTAATACTGTATTAAGGGAAAGCCTTCCTGATAATACTTTGGATTTAACCTTTAACCAAATACATGAAATTACAAAAGTTTTCTCAGAAATAATAGATTCAAAGTCACGATATACAAGACGTCATTCAAAAGATTTGTCAATAAAGGCAGGTATTATGGCAGACTTTTATAAATATAAGCCTGAGGAAAAGATGAAGCTTATTATAGCAGCAGATCTTCACGATATTGGAAAGCTTGCAGTTCCAAACACCATTTTAGATAGTCCAAACAAACTTAGTGATGGTGAGTTTCAAGTAGTTAAAAAGCATCCTTACTATACAAGAGTTGTTCTTGAGCAGATTAAGGGCTTCGAAGAAATTACAAACTGGGCTGCTAATCATCATGAAAAGCTAAATGGCATGGGATATCCTTACGGACTTACCGCAAAGGATCTGGATTTTAATTCACGATTAATGGGCTGCCTTGATATATATGAAGCACTTACAGAAGAGCGTCCATACAGAAAATCTCTTTCTCATAAGGAAGCAATGGACATACTCTATGATATGAGTCATAATGGCTTTGTTGATGAATCT